From the Solanum stenotomum isolate F172 chromosome 4, ASM1918654v1, whole genome shotgun sequence genome, one window contains:
- the LOC125861975 gene encoding pentatricopeptide repeat-containing protein At5g55840 → MRPQFRAGAFSQMGFTKRPRNYYPVSTNLASEEVEKSIYSLLTLDRWGSLNHMGYKMASLRPVHGKMALKFLNWFIKQPGLEFTHIIHMYGITTHILVRARMHDYVKSILGHLSEMGVGSSSVFGALMDTYCLCSSNPSVFDILIRVYVRKGELKDALQVFNLMSSQAFKPSVYTCNMVLAAMGKQESAESVWSFFKEMLAKRICPNVGTFNILLQVLCAKGKVERANCLLAKMVESGYNPDVVTYNTLLNWYCKKGRYKAALELIDCMNSKGLEADVCTYNMFIDDLCRKNRSAKGYLVLRKMRKRLIVPNHITYNTLINGFVKEGKIDAAMKIFHEMLKLNLSPNCITFNALIDGQSRAGNLKEAQEILTEMETRGLRPNEVSYGALLNGFCKHGMLDSARDILKKMKLNGLSLNQHAYTMLLEGICKTGSLGEVVPLLEDMFESGICLDVVAYSVLLNGFCKAGMLNTAMEILCRMYKFGVFPNDVVYSTLIYNFCKQQDVLKAMRIYAMMHKTGHTPDTFICNSLISSLCTGGRVREAEDFMRHMCTIGLVPNSAAFTSVIDCYGNVGEGLKALSWFDEMINLGRQPSFYTYASLLKGICRGGNLTEALGLFDRLRGIYCATDVVVYNSLLAEICKLGHFHMALILINEMVQINVLPDSHTYTSLLAGLCRKDKLVPAILMLERALSRGDPSSNRVMYTCIIDGLFKSGLPKVASFFIDEMTWKGLAPDTVALNVVMDGYSKHGQIDKVSSFFYTMRGRSEIPSLATYNILLRGYSRQKNISECSKLYQSLREKGFTPDKLTCHYVTLGFCESSLLDIGVKFMIKMILGGIVADKFTFNMIISKYCERGEMKKALDLLSLMTASGVSPDGDTYNSIFKGLKRTLDFQNSHRLLHKMIEEGFVPVDRQYCNLITSMCKVGDVKGAFKLKDEMELLGVSSRTIAEGAIIRGLVLRGKMEEAMLVLECMLRVHLLPTVATFTTVMHGLCKSSKFCEALKLKTTMELHGAKPDVIAYNVLITGLCAGGYIDDAYDLYEELKERGMCPNITTFMVLLNAFCSGNDLAKGANLLNDLQERGLVGEYSNNQALCERLTIVKEKLNALRKKKKKRR, encoded by the exons CCACAGTTCAGAGCCGGAGCTTTCTCTCAAATGGGGTTCACTAAGCGCCCCCGAAATTATTATCCTGTGAGCACCAACCTAGCAA GTGAAGAAGTGGAGAAGAGCATTTACTCTCTTCTTACCCTGGACCGTTGGGGTTCACTCAATCATATGGGGTATAAAATGGCTTCACTAAGGCCAGTTCATGGGAAAATGGCTTTAAAATTCTTGAATTGGTTTATTAAGCAACCTGGTTTGGAGTTCACTCATATTATTCATATGTATGGTATCACGACTCACATACTCGTTAGAGCTAGAATGCATGACTACGTTAAGTCAATTTTGGGGCATTTATCTGAAATGGGTGTTGGGTCAAGTTCTGTTTTTGGTGCTCTAATGGATACGTATTGCCTTTGCAGTTCAAACCCTTCTGTTTTTGATATCTTAATTAGGGTTTATGTGAGAAAAGGTGAACTTAAAGATGCTCTTCAGGTatttaatttgatgagttcTCAAGCATTTAAACCGTCGGTTTACACTTGTAATATGGTTCTAGCAGCAATGGGGAAGCAGGAAAGTGCTGAGTCCGTATGGTCGTTTTTCAAAGAAATGCTTGCTAAACGTATTTGTCCCAATGTTGGTACGTTTAATATACTTTTACAAGTTCTTTGTGCCAAAGGGAAGGTTGAGAGAGCAAATTGTTTGCTTGCAAAGATGGTAGAGAGTGGTTATAACCCTGATGTGGTTACTTATAATACTTTGCTTAATTGGTATTGCAAGAAGGGAAGGTATAAAGCAGCTTTAGAACTGATTGATTGCATGAATTCCAAGGGTCTTGAAGCTGATGTTTGTACTTACAATATGTTTATAGATGACTTATGCAGGAAGAATAGGAGTGCTAAGGGCTATTTAGTATTGAGGAAGATGAGGAAGAGATTGATTGTTCCAAATCATATTACCTATAATACTCTTATTAACGGGTTTGTGAAAGAGGGGAAGATTGACGCTGCAATGAAGATTTTTCATGAGATGTTGAAGCTCAATCTTTCACCAAATTGCATCACTTTCAATGCTTTGATTGATGGGCAATCTCGAGCAGGCAATCTTAAAGAGGCTCAAGAAATACTGACTGAAATGGAAACAAGAGGTCTACGGCCCAATGAAGTTAGTTATGGGGCTCTCTTGAATGGTTTTTGCAAGCATGGCATGTTGGATTCTGCAAGAGATATCCTCAAGAAGATGAAGCTGAATGGATTATCTCTCAATCAGCATGCATATACAATGTTATTAGAAGGGATATGCAAAACGGGGTCGCTAGGAGAAGTTGTACCGTTACTTGAGGATATGTTTGAGAGTGGTATATGTCTTGATGTTGTTGCATACTCGGTACTTCTAAATGGATTTTGTAAAGCTGGAATGCTAAATACAGCAATGGAAATATTATGTAGGATGTACAAGTTTGGAGTTTTCCCAAATGATGTAGTATACTCTACTTTGATCTACAACTTTTGCAAGCAACAAGATGTCCTAAAAGCAATGAGAATCTATGCAATGATGCACAAAACAGGTCATACTCCTGACACTTTCATATGCAACTCACTGatatcttctctttgtacaggTGGAAGAGTAAGAGAGGCAGAGGATTTCATGCGTCACATGTGTACGATTGGTCTTGTTCCCAATTCTGCTGCTTTTACTTCTGTTATTGATTGCTATGGGAATGTAGGTGAAGGGTTAAAAGCATTATCCTGGTTTGACGAAATGATTAACTTGGGTAGACAGCCTAGCTTTTACACCTATGCAAGCTTACTAAAAGGAATATGCAGAGGAGGGAACCTTACAGAGGCGCTTGGATTATTTGATAGGCTCCGTGGAATTTACTGTGCGACAGATGTTGTTGTCTACAACTCATTGCTGGCTGAGATCTGTAAGTTAGGCCACTTCCACATGGCATTAATCCTTATCAATGAGATGGTTCAGATTAATGTGCTCCCTGATAGTCATACCTACACCAGTCTCCTAGCTGGCTTGTGTCGGAAGGATAAGTTGGTCCCTGCAATTCTTATGTTGGAAAGAGCATTGAGTAGAGGAGACCCCTCTTCAAACCGGGTCATGTATACATGTATTATTGATGGGCTTTTCAAGAGTGGCTTGCCTAAGGTTGCCAGTTTCTTCATTGATGAGATGACATGGAAAGGTCTTGCCCCAGATACCGTGGCACTAAATGTGGTGATGGATGGTTACTCAAAACATGGACAGATTGATAAGGTGAGTAGTTTCTTTTATACAATGAGAGGGAGAAGTGAAATTCCTTCCTTGGCTACATATAATATTCTATTACGAGGCTATTCGAGACAGAAGAACATATCTGAGTGCTCTAAGTTATATCAGTCTCTTAGAGAAAAAGGTTTCACTCCAGATAAATTAACATGCCATTATGTGACTCTTGGATTCTGTGAGTCGAGTCTGCTGGATATTGGGgttaaatttatgataaaaatgaTCTTGGGGGGAATAGTGGCAGATAAATTCACATTCAACATGATCATCAGTAAATATTGTGAAAGGGGTGAGATGAAGAAAGCCCTTGATCTTCTTTCTTTAATGACTGCCTCAGGTGTTTCTCCTGATGGAGACACTTACAATTCAATATTTAAGGGACTGAAAAGAACATTGGACTTCCAAAATTCACATCGTCTCTTGCATAAAATGATCGAAGAGGGTTTTGTTCCCGTTGACAGACAATACTGCAATTTAATCACTAGTATGTGTAAGGTTGGAGATGTTAAGGGAGCATTCAAACTAAAagatgaaatggaattattaggTGTTAGCTCTCGTACTATAGCTGAGGGTGCAATTATAAGAGGGCTTGTGCTTCGTGGGAAGATGGAGGAAGCAATGCTGGTACTTGAATGTATGCTACGGGTGCATCTACTTCCGACTGTTGCCACATTTACAACTGTGATGCATGGACTTTGCAAAAGTTCTAAGTTTTGTGAGGCCTTAAAATTGAAAACTACAATGGAGCTTCATGGTGCAAAGCCAGATGTTATTGCTTACAATGTCCTCATAACAGGCCTTTGTGCCGGTGGTTATATTGATGATGCATATGATCTCTATGAGGAGCTGAAAGAGAGGGGTATGTGTCCCAATATTACAACCTTCATGGTTCTTCTCAATGCATTTTGTTCTGGGAATGATCTTGCAAAGGGTGCAAATCTTTTAAATGATCTGCAAGAGAGAGGACTGGTAGGTGAATATTCAAATAACCAAGCATTATGTGAAAGATTGACAATCGTGAAGGAAAAGCTAAATGCtttaagaaagaagaaaaagaaaagaagataa